Proteins found in one Deinococcus multiflagellatus genomic segment:
- the meaB gene encoding methylmalonyl Co-A mutase-associated GTPase MeaB, producing the protein MSTHPLTSPLLSGHRRALAKAITLTESTRPEHEESAQALLAEVLPHAGRAIRLGLTGVPGVGKSTFIEALGLRLADAGHRVAVLAVDPSSARTGGSIMGDKTRMPRLTVHPQAFIRPSPSGGTLGGVARRTREAITLCEAAGYDVVLVETVGVGQSETQVAAMTDLFLLLTLPNAGDELQGIKRGIMELADLCVVNKADTNPQAAVRAQTELRAALTLLTPHDAPWRPLALRASALSGEGLDEVWAAVERYREAVDLPAKRRAQTAVWFDELLREAAWRAFQAGVDPEQLRQLRAEVEAGRLTAVQGVAALLGPSAS; encoded by the coding sequence CTGTCCACCCATCCGCTGACCTCTCCCCTGCTGTCGGGTCACCGCCGGGCGCTGGCCAAGGCGATCACGCTGACGGAATCCACGCGCCCCGAGCATGAAGAGAGCGCCCAGGCCCTGCTGGCCGAGGTGCTGCCCCACGCAGGCCGCGCCATTCGCCTGGGCCTGACCGGCGTGCCGGGCGTGGGCAAAAGCACGTTTATTGAAGCGCTGGGTCTGCGTCTGGCGGATGCCGGGCACCGCGTGGCGGTGCTGGCAGTGGACCCCAGCAGCGCGCGCACGGGCGGGTCCATCATGGGCGACAAGACGCGCATGCCCCGGCTGACGGTGCACCCCCAGGCCTTTATTCGCCCCAGCCCGTCCGGCGGCACGCTGGGCGGCGTCGCGCGGCGCACCCGCGAGGCCATCACGCTGTGCGAGGCTGCCGGGTACGACGTGGTGCTGGTGGAAACCGTGGGCGTGGGCCAGAGCGAAACCCAGGTGGCCGCCATGACCGACCTCTTTTTGCTGCTGACCCTGCCCAACGCCGGCGATGAACTGCAGGGCATCAAGCGCGGGATCATGGAACTGGCGGACCTGTGCGTGGTGAACAAGGCCGACACCAACCCGCAGGCGGCCGTGCGTGCCCAGACGGAACTGCGCGCGGCCCTGACCCTGCTGACCCCCCATGACGCCCCGTGGCGCCCTCTGGCCCTGCGTGCCTCTGCGCTGAGCGGCGAAGGGCTGGATGAGGTGTGGGCCGCTGTGGAGCGCTACCGCGAGGCCGTGGATCTGCCCGCCAAACGCCGCGCCCAGACCGCCGTGTGGTTTGACGAGCTGCTGCGCGAGGCCGCATGGCGCGCATTCCAGGCCGGGGTGGACCCGGAGCAGCTTCGCCAGCTGCGCGCCGAGGTGGAGGCCGGGCGCCTGACCGCTGTTCAGGGCGTGGCGGCGTTGCTGGGCCCATCCGCCAGCTGA
- a CDS encoding DNA-3-methyladenine glycosylase, with amino-acid sequence MLFAPAFPQEQALPPEFFAGDPVAVARALLGAVMVRVLPDGVTLAARIVETEAYDCPRDPSCHVIARLPGAAAMMAGPPGRVYYHLAYDQPLLNVICRPQGVQASILVRAAEPLLGEERMRERRPVKRRVDLTNGPAKLVQALHLDPELRGQPINGPAFFLVPGEPVPDEQVTTTARVGLRQGAELPWRFLITGNAWVSPGKPSVGGGGAQRERRRAEGER; translated from the coding sequence ATGCTGTTTGCGCCGGCCTTTCCGCAGGAGCAGGCCCTGCCCCCCGAGTTCTTCGCGGGTGATCCAGTGGCCGTGGCCCGCGCGCTGCTGGGGGCAGTGATGGTGCGGGTGCTGCCGGACGGCGTGACCCTGGCCGCCCGCATCGTGGAAACCGAAGCCTACGATTGCCCGCGTGACCCCAGCTGCCACGTCATCGCCCGTCTGCCCGGCGCCGCCGCCATGATGGCCGGGCCACCCGGGCGCGTGTATTACCACCTCGCCTACGACCAGCCGCTGCTGAACGTGATCTGCCGCCCCCAGGGTGTGCAGGCGTCCATTCTGGTGCGCGCCGCCGAGCCGCTGCTGGGCGAGGAGCGCATGCGCGAGCGCCGCCCCGTGAAGCGCCGCGTGGACCTGACCAATGGCCCGGCCAAGCTGGTGCAGGCCCTGCACCTGGACCCAGAATTGCGCGGTCAGCCGATCAATGGGCCGGCGTTCTTCCTGGTGCCCGGCGAGCCCGTGCCAGACGAGCAGGTCACCACCACCGCCCGCGTGGGCCTGCGCCAGGGGGCCGAGTTGCCCTGGCGCTTTCTGATTACGGGCAACGCGTGGGTGTCGCCGGGCAAGCCCAGTGTTGGGGGCGGAGGGGCTCAGAGGGAACGCAGGAGAGCTGAAGGCGAGAGGTGA